The genomic window GTTGAGCCTGCATTTATAGGAAAACTGAAGCTCAGATTGTTTAATACCACCAGCCAAAAGGTTGTATTAACGGAAGGCGAGAAGCTTGGCTCAGTAATTTTCTTTCCTACTGAATCAACTAAAGTACATAACGCAACTTATCGCACGAGTGAAATTTCTTCGGTGCCGAAAAGTAAAATATCCGAAATGAATAAATGGTTTGGTGCAAATAAGACCATTTGGATTGGTTGGTTGGTGACGATGATTTCTAGCTCGATGTTAGCCTTCTTCCTCTCGTATGTTTTTTATTACAAGCCCATGCTCCAATTGCAATCCACACAACAGAATCAAGTTGAGAATGGCAAGCAAGATGCGATAAATGAAAAAGAAAAACAGCCAGAATTACCAGAATTAAAAGCAGCTCAGAAGCCATAAACAATCATGATCGTTATTGAAAAAAACCTTGAGCAATTGTCCGCACAATATTCAATTTGTGACATGGCACT from Ferriphaselus amnicola includes these protein-coding regions:
- a CDS encoding dCTP deaminase domain-containing protein yields the protein MSVLQIKGRTTNSQDVFDKYSLSSNSNIYTTAAASNIEEYSIELSLGDGWNDNYSISDKGLIRVDGSIVVKGHGSIVVEVKEEIRVPHNRYGIVLPTGSLFLSRGVLVASAKVEPAFIGKLKLRLFNTTSQKVVLTEGEKLGSVIFFPTESTKVHNATYRTSEISSVPKSKISEMNKWFGANKTIWIGWLVTMISSSMLAFFLSYVFYYKPMLQLQSTQQNQVENGKQDAINEKEKQPELPELKAAQKP